A single genomic interval of Nitratidesulfovibrio sp. SRB-5 harbors:
- a CDS encoding CoB--CoM heterodisulfide reductase iron-sulfur subunit A family protein has product MSNSILVVGGGFSGLTAAIEAAEVGYEVYIVEKTPFLGGRVAQLNKYFPKLCPPSCGLEIQFQRIKKNPRIKFFTQAEVTAVSGDAGNYTVKVHIEPRGTVPSSADLSLLASSLESDVDNEFELGLAKRKPLYMSVPFAFPSRFVLDKAALSRADELKVGKSAFCDMNEAPRDIELNVGSIVVATGWKPYDVTKLSNLGAGAFANCVSNMQLERLASASGPTAGQIKRPSDGKAPKKVAFVQCAGSRDQNHLNYCSYICCMASLKQALYVREQYPDAEVTVYYIDLRTPGRYDKFLRKVKADEKIALVKGKVAGVEEDAATGDVIVEVEDAVKGEKRKYRYDLVVLATGMQPSLAGQKLPFDVPVDEEGFIVGGEEKGIFAAGCAQKPLDVMRTAQSGTSAALKAIQTVRGR; this is encoded by the coding sequence ATGTCGAACTCCATACTCGTCGTCGGAGGCGGTTTCAGCGGACTTACGGCCGCCATTGAAGCCGCGGAAGTCGGCTATGAAGTGTACATCGTCGAGAAAACACCATTTCTTGGCGGGCGGGTTGCGCAGCTGAACAAGTATTTCCCCAAGCTTTGCCCTCCCTCCTGCGGTCTGGAAATCCAGTTCCAGCGCATCAAGAAGAACCCCCGCATCAAGTTCTTCACCCAGGCGGAAGTGACCGCCGTGTCCGGCGATGCCGGCAACTACACCGTTAAGGTGCACATCGAGCCGCGCGGCACCGTGCCGAGCAGCGCCGATCTTTCCCTGCTCGCCTCCTCCCTTGAAAGCGACGTCGACAACGAGTTCGAACTGGGCCTCGCCAAGCGCAAGCCGCTGTACATGAGCGTGCCGTTCGCCTTCCCCAGCCGCTTCGTGCTCGACAAGGCCGCGCTTTCCCGCGCCGACGAACTGAAGGTCGGCAAGAGCGCGTTCTGCGACATGAACGAAGCCCCCCGCGACATCGAGCTGAATGTGGGCAGCATCGTGGTCGCCACCGGGTGGAAGCCGTACGACGTGACCAAGCTTTCCAACCTTGGCGCGGGTGCGTTCGCCAACTGCGTGTCCAACATGCAGTTGGAACGCCTGGCCTCGGCCAGCGGCCCCACCGCCGGGCAGATCAAGCGCCCCTCCGACGGCAAGGCCCCCAAGAAGGTGGCCTTCGTGCAGTGTGCTGGCTCGCGCGACCAGAACCACCTGAACTACTGTTCCTACATCTGCTGCATGGCCTCCCTCAAGCAGGCCCTGTACGTGCGCGAGCAGTACCCCGACGCGGAAGTGACGGTGTACTACATCGACCTGCGCACCCCGGGGCGCTATGACAAGTTCCTGCGCAAGGTGAAGGCGGACGAAAAGATCGCCCTGGTCAAGGGCAAGGTCGCCGGCGTCGAGGAAGACGCCGCCACCGGTGACGTCATCGTCGAGGTGGAAGATGCGGTGAAGGGCGAAAAGCGCAAGTACCGCTACGACCTCGTCGTGCTGGCCACCGGCATGCAGCCGAGTCTTGCCGGGCAGAAGCTGCCCTTCGACGTACCCGTTGACGAGGAAGGCTTCATCGTCGGCGGCGAGGAAAAGGGCATCTTTGCCGCCGGGTGCGCCCAGAAGCCGCTCGACGTGATGCGCACCGCCCAGTCCGGCACCAGCGCCGCCCTGAAGGCGATTCAAACGGTGAGAGGGAGGTAA
- a CDS encoding hydrogenase iron-sulfur subunit, with amino-acid sequence MATKIGVYFDQSSIGGGLDLESLADTVGGKWGDLTPVCKVFPVLADKKARDEIAADIEEEGLDGVLLCGASPRVDWDLYEFEGVLVDRVNLREQGVMSYKNPDGSLADPEAAPALLELLVTDYVNMGVVRLQKTTAPDGSPSEGVRRILVLGGGWTGLTAAVNGSLAGHEVVLVEKDEVLGGRTLGLLKTVPLSHPYTDVHDTGIEKKIAAVQADDNITVYTKAKLAKLSGQPGDFTATIALASGEQEVKVGAVVLATGWQPQDTKVLEPFGYGSLQNVVTAAEFEKMAKTGTITARRVAFILNTALAEPADPYAELCAPEAPAEAPAPAEGEAAAPAVKDHESVRHLPISNAISSVVALKQAGYVCDAFDGGQAFILYDSMVVQGIHERFYKAAQDRLGVMMSKAEIRSITQAADGSLNVLCDKTLIGDDIEINVDMVVLPTGIVPATAKDPIVNFDYRQGPAFPDLELFEGYADSNYICFPYETRRTGVYAAGCVRQPMMLDAAEEDAVGATMKAIQCIESANKGVAVHPRSGDLSYPLFNFVRCTQCKRCTEECPFGALDDDEKGTPKPNPARCRRCGTCMGACPERVISFANYNVDQIGSMIREINVPPDMKKGGPRVVILACENDAYPALDMAALRGKHWSPYVRIIPVRCLGSVNAIWVADAMSKGIDGVMMLGCKYGDDYQCHFVKGSEICKRRKENIAETLNRLGVEPDRVEQYEVAIDEYDKLPGVIEDFMNMILEKGPNPFKGY; translated from the coding sequence ATGGCCACCAAAATTGGCGTCTATTTCGACCAGTCGAGCATCGGCGGCGGTCTCGACCTTGAGTCCCTTGCCGACACCGTTGGCGGCAAATGGGGCGATCTCACGCCGGTCTGCAAGGTCTTTCCCGTCCTTGCCGACAAGAAGGCCCGTGACGAGATCGCTGCCGACATAGAGGAAGAAGGGCTGGACGGCGTGCTGCTGTGCGGCGCTTCTCCCCGCGTGGACTGGGACCTCTACGAGTTCGAAGGCGTGCTTGTGGACCGCGTGAACCTGCGCGAGCAGGGCGTGATGAGCTACAAGAACCCCGACGGCTCGCTGGCCGACCCCGAAGCGGCCCCCGCACTGCTTGAACTGCTGGTCACCGACTACGTGAACATGGGCGTGGTGCGGTTGCAGAAGACCACCGCGCCCGACGGTTCGCCCTCCGAGGGCGTGCGCCGCATCCTGGTGCTGGGCGGCGGCTGGACCGGCCTTACCGCGGCCGTCAACGGCTCGCTGGCCGGGCACGAAGTGGTGCTGGTGGAAAAGGACGAAGTCCTCGGCGGTCGCACCCTGGGCCTTCTGAAGACCGTGCCGCTCAGCCACCCCTACACCGACGTGCACGACACCGGCATCGAAAAGAAGATCGCCGCCGTGCAGGCTGACGACAACATCACCGTGTACACCAAGGCGAAGCTGGCCAAGCTGTCCGGGCAGCCCGGCGACTTCACCGCCACCATCGCCCTTGCTTCCGGCGAACAGGAAGTGAAGGTGGGCGCCGTGGTGCTGGCCACCGGCTGGCAGCCGCAGGACACCAAGGTGCTCGAACCCTTCGGGTACGGCTCCCTGCAGAACGTTGTCACCGCCGCCGAATTCGAGAAGATGGCCAAGACGGGCACCATCACCGCCCGCCGCGTGGCCTTCATCCTGAACACCGCGCTGGCCGAGCCCGCTGACCCCTACGCCGAACTGTGCGCCCCCGAGGCCCCGGCCGAAGCCCCCGCCCCGGCGGAAGGCGAAGCCGCCGCCCCGGCGGTGAAGGACCACGAAAGCGTGCGCCACCTGCCCATCTCCAACGCCATCAGCAGCGTTGTTGCCCTGAAGCAGGCCGGGTACGTGTGTGACGCCTTCGACGGCGGCCAGGCCTTCATCCTGTACGACAGCATGGTGGTGCAGGGCATCCACGAGCGGTTCTACAAGGCCGCGCAGGACCGTCTGGGTGTCATGATGTCCAAGGCGGAAATCCGCTCCATCACCCAGGCCGCCGACGGCAGCCTGAACGTGCTGTGCGACAAGACCCTGATCGGCGACGACATCGAGATCAACGTGGACATGGTGGTGCTGCCCACCGGCATCGTGCCCGCCACCGCCAAGGATCCCATCGTCAACTTCGACTACCGCCAGGGTCCGGCCTTCCCGGACCTGGAACTGTTCGAAGGCTACGCCGACTCGAACTACATCTGCTTCCCCTACGAAACCCGCCGCACGGGCGTGTACGCCGCCGGTTGCGTGCGCCAGCCCATGATGCTGGATGCCGCCGAGGAAGACGCCGTTGGCGCCACCATGAAGGCCATCCAGTGCATCGAATCCGCCAACAAGGGCGTTGCGGTGCACCCCCGCTCGGGCGACCTGTCGTACCCGCTGTTCAACTTCGTCCGCTGCACCCAGTGCAAGCGCTGCACCGAGGAATGTCCCTTCGGCGCGCTGGACGACGATGAAAAGGGCACGCCGAAGCCGAACCCCGCCCGCTGCCGCCGCTGCGGCACGTGCATGGGCGCCTGCCCCGAGCGCGTCATCTCCTTCGCCAACTACAATGTCGACCAGATCGGTTCCATGATCCGCGAGATCAACGTGCCGCCGGACATGAAGAAGGGCGGCCCCCGCGTGGTCATCCTGGCCTGCGAGAACGACGCCTACCCCGCGCTGGACATGGCCGCGCTGCGCGGCAAGCACTGGAGCCCGTACGTGCGCATCATTCCCGTGCGCTGCCTTGGCTCGGTCAACGCCATCTGGGTTGCCGACGCCATGTCCAAGGGCATCGACGGCGTGATGATGCTGGGCTGCAAGTACGGCGACGACTACCAGTGCCACTTCGTCAAGGGTTCGGAAATCTGCAAGCGCCGCAAGGAGAACATTGCCGAGACGCTGAACCGCCTTGGCGTGGAACCGGACCGCGTGGAGCAGTACGAAGTCGCCATTGACGAGTACGACAAGCTCCCCGGCGTGATCGAGGACTTCATGAACATGATCCTTGAGAAGGGTCCGAACCCGTTCAAGGGGTACTAG
- the qmoC gene encoding quinone-interacting membrane-bound oxidoreductase complex subunit QmoC — translation MAQPVRIQPDLEFVKELQAVGGESLKKCYQCATCSVACPISPTNNPYPRKEMVWASWGLKDKLLSDVDIWLCHNCGTCSDLCPRGAKPGDLLSALRNMTYARLTQPTVVGKWLSSAQYLPILVAIPAILWAVIWAIMAGVNGSVFPEGEIVFGKLFPGDFTIDPIFMLTFFTAVGILFKGTKNLIASFQPEGRTMMLGKTKHWTLHLVDVILEEVLTHTKFKDCGADKSDRKVGHMVLMYSFVILAFVTGVVAVGHWGGKVIPAIAIHTPMPLTFPVKILANIGAVMLLVGLAILTVRRKALDPKKTSSNYYDWYLLGVIWVVAVTGVLSQLFRLAGIAPVAYSVYYVHLVAVWMLFAYLPWSKLGHLVYRTAALTYVRAMGRR, via the coding sequence ATGGCTCAACCCGTCAGGATTCAACCCGATCTTGAGTTCGTCAAAGAACTGCAGGCAGTCGGTGGCGAATCGCTCAAGAAGTGCTACCAGTGCGCCACTTGCAGCGTGGCCTGCCCCATCTCCCCCACCAACAACCCCTATCCCCGCAAGGAGATGGTCTGGGCCTCGTGGGGCCTGAAAGACAAGCTGCTGTCCGACGTGGACATCTGGCTGTGCCACAACTGCGGCACCTGTTCCGACCTGTGCCCCCGTGGCGCCAAGCCCGGCGACCTGCTGTCCGCCCTGCGCAACATGACCTATGCGCGGCTCACCCAGCCCACCGTGGTGGGCAAGTGGCTGTCGTCCGCACAATACCTGCCCATCCTGGTGGCCATTCCGGCCATCCTGTGGGCGGTCATCTGGGCGATCATGGCCGGGGTTAACGGTTCCGTCTTCCCCGAAGGCGAAATCGTGTTCGGCAAGCTGTTCCCCGGCGACTTCACCATCGACCCCATCTTCATGCTTACCTTCTTCACGGCGGTGGGCATCCTGTTCAAGGGGACCAAGAACCTCATCGCCTCGTTCCAGCCGGAAGGCCGCACCATGATGCTCGGCAAGACCAAGCACTGGACGCTGCACCTGGTGGACGTGATCCTTGAGGAAGTGCTGACCCACACCAAGTTCAAGGATTGCGGCGCGGACAAGTCCGACCGCAAGGTGGGCCACATGGTTCTCATGTACTCCTTCGTCATCCTGGCCTTCGTCACCGGCGTGGTGGCCGTGGGGCACTGGGGCGGCAAGGTTATTCCGGCCATCGCGATCCACACGCCCATGCCGCTGACCTTCCCGGTCAAGATTCTGGCGAACATCGGCGCGGTGATGCTGCTGGTGGGCCTGGCCATCCTTACGGTGCGCCGCAAGGCGCTTGATCCCAAGAAGACCAGCTCGAACTACTACGACTGGTACCTGCTCGGCGTCATCTGGGTTGTGGCCGTCACCGGCGTGCTCAGCCAGCTGTTCCGCCTCGCGGGCATCGCTCCTGTCGCCTACAGCGTGTACTACGTGCACCTTGTGGCGGTGTGGATGCTGTTCGCCTACCTGCCGTGGTCGAAGCTCGGCCACCTTGTGTACCGTACCGCCGCGCTCACCTACGTGCGCGCCATGGGCCGCCGCTAG
- a CDS encoding RtcB family protein translates to MGRTTHKKHTGKRGSQPSADDSRRKRGQGRTSGAAPADRMAYATCTGVRNAPPRLSLTIPPDRLDAATWEQIESALALPCMVHLAIMPDAHAGYDLCIGGVALLDGHISPSFVGYDIGCGMCHVNTGLPVDEVLPDEAARQLLFDRLRLAIPVGTATRAPGEYDLTRFISASGDTQLTDAVNARQSIQLATLGGGNHFLEVGVNKRGEIGVTVHSGSRRSGWDIGAWYMKQGRLFPLDSRLGRAYRQDMDWALDYALLNRRLMLEHALRALADVHRQPARPAHKRPARPAAPMAANGATDLKGHTIHPHAPTSPAPAASTASPGSISPTSPLSSLASTATPIPSAHPPLSEQEISLLLGRMINENHNHAVVLNRLGPSGAPLVLHRKGATPADAGQPGIIPANQRDGVYVTEGLGNEEYLSSASHGAGRRMSRNEAHRTIPLERFRSQMRGIVCRADKGVLDEAPDAYKPIAEVLAAQDGILVRIIDHFRPLVVLKG, encoded by the coding sequence ATGGGACGCACCACACACAAGAAGCACACCGGCAAACGGGGCTCGCAACCGTCCGCCGACGACTCCCGCCGGAAACGCGGCCAGGGGCGCACATCCGGCGCGGCCCCGGCTGACCGCATGGCCTACGCCACCTGCACCGGGGTGCGCAACGCGCCGCCGCGCCTGTCCCTGACCATTCCGCCGGACCGGCTCGACGCCGCCACATGGGAGCAGATCGAAAGCGCGCTGGCCCTGCCCTGCATGGTGCACCTGGCCATCATGCCCGACGCCCACGCGGGCTACGACCTGTGCATCGGCGGGGTGGCCCTGCTGGACGGGCACATCAGTCCCAGCTTCGTGGGCTACGACATCGGCTGCGGCATGTGCCACGTGAACACCGGCCTGCCCGTGGACGAGGTGCTGCCCGACGAGGCCGCGCGGCAACTGCTGTTCGACCGGCTGCGGCTGGCCATTCCCGTGGGCACCGCCACCCGCGCCCCCGGCGAATACGACCTGACGCGCTTCATCAGCGCCAGCGGCGACACGCAACTGACCGATGCCGTCAACGCGCGCCAGTCCATCCAGTTGGCCACCCTGGGCGGGGGCAACCACTTCCTCGAAGTGGGGGTGAACAAGCGGGGCGAGATAGGCGTTACCGTGCACTCCGGCTCGCGCCGGTCCGGCTGGGACATCGGGGCGTGGTACATGAAGCAGGGGCGCCTGTTCCCGCTGGATTCGCGCCTTGGCCGCGCCTACCGGCAGGACATGGACTGGGCGCTGGACTATGCGCTGCTGAACCGCCGCCTGATGCTGGAACACGCCCTACGCGCACTGGCCGACGTGCATCGGCAACCGGCGCGGCCCGCACACAAGCGCCCCGCACGCCCCGCCGCGCCCATGGCAGCCAATGGGGCCACAGACCTCAAGGGGCACACCATACACCCGCATGCCCCGACTTCCCCGGCCCCTGCCGCCTCGACAGCCTCTCCGGGGTCCATTTCCCCTACCTCTCCCCTATCGTCCCTCGCCTCAACAGCCACCCCGATTCCCTCTGCCCACCCCCCTCTCTCCGAACAGGAAATTTCCCTGCTGCTGGGCCGCATGATCAACGAGAACCACAACCACGCCGTGGTCCTTAACCGGCTCGGGCCATCCGGAGCGCCACTGGTGCTGCACCGCAAGGGCGCAACACCGGCGGACGCGGGCCAGCCCGGCATCATTCCCGCCAACCAGCGGGACGGGGTGTATGTCACGGAGGGACTCGGCAACGAGGAATACCTGTCCTCGGCCTCGCACGGGGCGGGCCGCCGCATGTCCCGCAACGAGGCACACCGCACCATCCCCCTCGAACGATTCCGGTCGCAGATGCGCGGCATTGTTTGCCGCGCTGACAAAGGGGTGTTGGACGAGGCCCCGGACGCCTACAAACCCATCGCCGAGGTGCTGGCCGCACAAGACGGCATATTGGTGCGGATCATCGACCACTTCCGCCCGCTGGTGGTGCTGAAGGGCTAG
- a CDS encoding DUF3995 domain-containing protein, with product MTILTLLSVVAAFVATVCLAAIALLHGAWVLGSTLWLDKVIPRTPDSVGGRPLFAISRGLTGAVTLAFALLALLPGMTLGWLPLPPPGMAPTLCLGAAFIFVVRAIGDFRYCGVFRRIRSTTFAHWDARLYTPLCLLLAACYGLLGVAPH from the coding sequence ATGACCATCCTCACCCTGCTCTCCGTCGTCGCCGCATTCGTGGCCACAGTCTGCCTTGCCGCCATCGCGCTGTTGCACGGGGCGTGGGTTCTGGGCTCCACCCTGTGGCTCGACAAGGTCATTCCCCGCACGCCTGACTCTGTGGGCGGTCGCCCGCTGTTCGCCATCTCACGCGGGCTTACCGGCGCGGTCACCCTGGCCTTTGCCCTGCTGGCGCTGCTGCCCGGGATGACCCTGGGCTGGCTGCCCCTGCCGCCGCCCGGCATGGCCCCCACGCTGTGCCTTGGCGCGGCCTTCATCTTCGTGGTGCGGGCCATTGGCGACTTCCGGTACTGCGGCGTGTTCCGGCGCATCCGTTCCACCACCTTCGCCCATTGGGATGCCCGGCTGTACACCCCGCTGTGCCTGCTGCTGGCCGCCTGTTACGGCCTGTTGGGCGTCGCTCCGCACTGA
- the ahbA gene encoding siroheme decarboxylase subunit alpha: MTASHAASCTETDTLDQIDKRILDVIQSDFPLESRPYAVIGEKCGVTEAEALARVRAMKERRLIRRMGANFQSAKLGFRSTLCAAKVPDEAMDGFVAEVNRHVGVTHNYLRNHEYNIWFTCIGPSWDSVCATLAEITAKTGIPILNLPATKLFKIKVDFQMAD; encoded by the coding sequence ATGACCGCATCACACGCCGCAAGCTGCACTGAGACTGACACGCTGGACCAGATCGACAAGCGCATTCTGGACGTGATCCAGTCGGACTTTCCGCTGGAATCGCGCCCCTACGCCGTCATCGGCGAAAAGTGCGGCGTCACCGAGGCCGAGGCGCTGGCCCGCGTGCGCGCCATGAAGGAACGCAGGCTCATCCGCCGCATGGGGGCCAACTTCCAGTCGGCCAAGCTGGGCTTTCGCTCCACGCTGTGCGCGGCCAAGGTGCCCGACGAGGCCATGGACGGGTTCGTGGCCGAGGTGAACCGCCATGTGGGCGTCACCCACAACTACCTGCGCAACCACGAATACAACATCTGGTTCACCTGCATCGGCCCCTCGTGGGACAGCGTGTGCGCCACGCTGGCCGAAATCACCGCAAAGACGGGCATCCCCATCCTGAACCTGCCCGCGACGAAGCTGTTCAAGATCAAGGTTGATTTCCAGATGGCCGACTAG
- the ahbD gene encoding heme b synthase, producing the protein MSHPQHPGDERKASPEGGHPAGMGGHPGGHPGGHPGGHPGGGHPASMGGHPTGVGAPQMPRTLPDGTPTCKLIAWEVTRSCNLACKHCRAEAHEEPYPGEFSTEEAKALIDTFPQVGNPIIIFTGGDPMMRADVYELIAYATGLGLRCVMSPNGTLITPETARKMKEAGVQRCSISIDGPDAASHDAFRGVPGAFDASLRGIEYLKQAGIEFQINTTVTRDNLGSFKDIFKLCERIGAAAWHIFLLVPTGRAAGLGDQVISATEYEEVLNWFYDFRKTTSMHLKATCAPHYYRIMRQRAKEEGLAVTPDTFGMDAMTRGCLGGIGFCFISHVGQVQPCGYLELDCGNVRETPFPEIWRNTHHFKQFRDQEAYTGKCGPCEYHKVCGGCRARAYNMSGDHMAEEPLCSYTPRRTGACR; encoded by the coding sequence ATGAGCCATCCGCAACACCCCGGCGACGAACGCAAGGCCAGCCCAGAGGGCGGACATCCCGCAGGCATGGGGGGGCACCCCGGCGGACATCCGGGTGGACATCCCGGTGGGCATCCGGGCGGCGGCCATCCGGCCAGCATGGGAGGCCACCCCACAGGAGTGGGCGCGCCGCAGATGCCGCGCACCCTGCCCGACGGCACCCCCACCTGCAAGCTCATCGCGTGGGAAGTGACCCGCTCGTGCAATCTGGCCTGCAAGCACTGCCGGGCCGAAGCGCACGAAGAACCCTACCCCGGCGAGTTTTCCACCGAAGAGGCCAAGGCCCTCATCGACACCTTTCCGCAGGTGGGCAACCCCATCATCATCTTCACCGGGGGCGACCCCATGATGCGCGCCGACGTGTACGAGCTCATCGCGTACGCCACCGGCCTTGGCCTGCGCTGCGTCATGTCGCCCAACGGCACCCTGATCACGCCGGAAACGGCCCGCAAGATGAAGGAAGCGGGCGTGCAGCGCTGCTCCATCTCCATCGACGGGCCGGACGCCGCCAGCCACGACGCCTTCCGGGGCGTGCCCGGCGCGTTCGACGCATCCCTGCGGGGCATCGAATACCTGAAGCAGGCGGGCATCGAGTTCCAGATCAACACCACCGTCACCCGCGACAACCTCGGCAGCTTCAAGGACATCTTCAAGCTGTGCGAGCGCATCGGCGCGGCGGCGTGGCACATCTTCCTGCTGGTGCCCACCGGGCGCGCGGCGGGTCTTGGCGACCAGGTCATCTCCGCCACGGAATACGAGGAAGTGCTGAACTGGTTCTACGACTTCCGCAAGACCACCTCCATGCACCTGAAGGCCACCTGCGCGCCGCACTACTACCGCATCATGCGCCAGCGGGCCAAGGAAGAAGGCCTGGCCGTCACGCCCGACACCTTCGGCATGGACGCCATGACGCGCGGCTGCCTTGGCGGCATCGGGTTCTGCTTCATCAGCCATGTGGGCCAGGTGCAGCCGTGCGGCTACCTGGAACTGGACTGCGGCAACGTGCGCGAAACGCCCTTCCCCGAAATCTGGCGCAACACGCACCACTTCAAGCAGTTCCGCGATCAGGAAGCCTACACCGGCAAGTGCGGCCCCTGCGAATACCACAAGGTGTGCGGCGGCTGCCGCGCGCGGGCCTACAACATGAGCGGCGACCACATGGCCGAGGAACCGCTGTGCTCGTACACCCCCAGACGCACCGGCGCGTGCCGCTGA
- the hemB gene encoding porphobilinogen synthase, whose translation MSEFGDFFRGRRLRRTAALREIVRETALHAADLMMAYFVVETDDPTFRKEIGAMPGQYQLSLQELEKQVEAAVATGLRSCILFGIPKEKDYRGSEAYNKDGIVQQAVRLLKKRWPNLVVCTDVCLCEYTDHGHCGLVRQGDTSGEVHNDPTLSLLAKTAISHAEAGADMVAPSDMMDGRVQAIRRALDQNGFSHIPVMSYAVKYASSFYGPFREAAESTPQFGDRKTYQMDPANRVEAMREAAADIAEGADMLIVKPAGPYLDIIRDVRDRFDVPVAAYQVSGEYSMIRAAGLNGWINEDAVVMESLLGIKRAGAGLIITYFTEDLLRKGLVK comes from the coding sequence ATGTCCGAATTCGGGGACTTCTTCCGGGGGCGCAGACTGCGCCGCACCGCCGCCCTGCGTGAAATCGTGCGCGAAACCGCGCTGCACGCGGCCGACCTGATGATGGCCTATTTCGTGGTGGAAACCGACGACCCCACCTTCCGCAAGGAAATCGGGGCCATGCCCGGCCAGTACCAGCTTTCGTTGCAGGAACTGGAAAAGCAGGTGGAAGCCGCCGTGGCCACGGGCCTGCGCAGCTGCATCCTGTTCGGCATTCCCAAGGAAAAGGACTATCGCGGCAGCGAGGCCTACAACAAGGACGGCATAGTCCAGCAGGCCGTGCGCCTGCTGAAGAAGCGCTGGCCGAACCTTGTGGTGTGCACCGACGTGTGCCTGTGCGAATACACCGACCACGGCCACTGCGGTCTGGTGCGCCAGGGCGACACGTCCGGCGAGGTGCACAACGACCCCACCCTGTCGCTGCTGGCCAAGACCGCCATCAGCCATGCCGAGGCAGGCGCGGACATGGTGGCCCCGTCCGACATGATGGACGGACGGGTGCAGGCCATCCGCCGGGCGCTGGACCAGAACGGGTTCAGCCACATCCCCGTCATGTCCTACGCGGTGAAGTACGCATCAAGCTTTTACGGCCCGTTCCGCGAGGCGGCGGAATCCACCCCCCAGTTCGGAGACCGCAAGACGTACCAGATGGACCCCGCCAACCGGGTGGAAGCCATGCGCGAGGCGGCGGCGGACATCGCCGAGGGCGCGGACATGCTCATCGTCAAGCCCGCCGGGCCCTACCTGGACATCATCCGCGACGTGCGCGACCGCTTCGACGTGCCCGTGGCCGCCTATCAGGTGAGCGGCGAATACTCCATGATCCGCGCCGCCGGTCTGAACGGCTGGATCAACGAGGACGCCGTGGTCATGGAATCGCTGCTGGGCATCAAGCGCGCCGGGGCCGGGCTGATCATCACGTACTTTACCGAAGACCTGCTGCGCAAAGGGCTGGTGAAATAG
- the ahbC gene encoding 12,18-didecarboxysiroheme deacetylase has product MIGISKLYCGQVEPSDALRYGRHSGQLPSHLLQFSKDKKPVVVWNMTRRCNLKCVHCYAQAIDPEGKDEISTEQGKAIIDDLAAYGAPVMLFSGGEPLVRQDLVELAKHATTKGMRAVISTNGTLITKQKARELKEVGLSYVGISLDGGEEVHDKFRAVPGSFRRALEGIENCKAEGLKVGLRFTINKRNQGEVPKLFQLLRDLEVPRICFYHLVYSGRGSELIKEDLDHAETRAMVDLIMDKTRELFDAGLPKEVLTVDNHADGPYVWMRMLKEDPKRAAEVFELLQYNEGNNSGRGIGCISWDGKVHPDQFWRQHVVGNVLERPFSQIWDDPNIELLHKLKDKKQHVGGRCATCRFLNICGGNFRARAEAYYGDIWAQDPACYLSDDEIRA; this is encoded by the coding sequence ATGATCGGGATCTCCAAGCTTTACTGTGGTCAGGTCGAACCCTCCGACGCCCTTCGCTACGGGCGCCATTCGGGCCAGCTTCCCTCCCACCTGCTCCAGTTCTCCAAGGACAAGAAACCGGTTGTGGTCTGGAACATGACCCGCCGTTGCAATCTGAAGTGCGTCCACTGCTACGCCCAGGCCATTGACCCTGAAGGCAAGGACGAAATTTCCACCGAACAGGGCAAGGCCATCATCGACGACCTGGCCGCCTACGGCGCCCCGGTGATGCTCTTTTCCGGCGGCGAGCCGTTGGTGCGCCAGGACCTGGTGGAACTGGCCAAGCACGCCACCACCAAGGGCATGCGCGCGGTCATCTCCACCAACGGCACCCTGATCACCAAGCAGAAGGCCCGCGAACTGAAGGAAGTGGGCCTGTCCTACGTGGGCATTTCGCTGGACGGCGGCGAAGAGGTGCACGACAAGTTCCGCGCCGTGCCCGGCTCGTTCCGCCGCGCGCTGGAAGGCATCGAAAACTGCAAGGCCGAAGGGCTGAAGGTGGGCCTGCGCTTCACCATCAACAAGCGCAACCAGGGCGAAGTGCCCAAGCTCTTCCAGCTGCTGCGCGACCTTGAAGTGCCGCGCATCTGCTTCTACCACCTGGTGTACTCCGGTCGCGGCTCCGAACTGATCAAGGAAGACCTGGACCACGCGGAAACCCGCGCCATGGTGGACCTGATCATGGACAAGACCCGCGAACTGTTCGACGCCGGGCTGCCCAAGGAAGTGCTGACCGTGGACAACCACGCCGACGGCCCCTACGTGTGGATGCGCATGCTGAAGGAAGATCCCAAGCGCGCCGCCGAGGTGTTCGAACTGCTCCAGTACAACGAGGGCAACAACTCCGGGCGCGGCATCGGCTGCATCTCGTGGGACGGCAAGGTGCACCCCGACCAGTTCTGGCGCCAGCACGTGGTGGGCAATGTTCTGGAACGCCCCTTCTCGCAGATCTGGGACGACCCGAACATCGAACTGCTGCACAAGCTGAAGGACAAGAAGCAGCACGTGGGCGGCCGTTGCGCCACCTGCCGCTTCCTGAACATCTGCGGCGGCAACTTCCGCGCCCGCGCCGAAGCCTACTACGGCGACATCTGGGCGCAGGATCCCGCCTGCTACCTGAGCGACGACGAAATCCGCGCGTAG